The Pantoea sp. At-9b genome includes a window with the following:
- a CDS encoding alpha/beta fold hydrolase — translation MSTFKTTDGTQIYFKDWGKGHPVLFSHGWPLDGDMWDSQMNFLAERGYRVIAFDRRGFGRSDQPWQGYDYDTFASDINDLINHLGLDKVTLVGFSMGGGDVTRYIGNYGSARVAGLVLLGAVTPIFGQAEDYPEGVDLSVFAGIRDGLRKDRAQFIQDFAAPFYGTNAGQTVSEGVLTQTLNIALLASLKGTLDCVTAFSETDFRGDIAKVNVPTLVIHGSNDQIVPFATTGKVAAEMIPGAELKVYENGPHGFAVTHQDQLNEDLLAFLQR, via the coding sequence ATGAGCACGTTTAAAACCACAGATGGTACGCAGATTTATTTTAAAGATTGGGGCAAGGGTCATCCGGTACTGTTCAGCCACGGCTGGCCGCTGGACGGGGATATGTGGGACAGCCAGATGAATTTTCTGGCGGAACGCGGCTATCGCGTTATCGCCTTTGATCGTCGCGGCTTTGGCCGTTCCGACCAGCCGTGGCAGGGTTACGACTACGATACCTTCGCTTCCGATATTAACGATCTGATTAACCATCTGGGTCTGGATAAAGTGACGCTGGTTGGCTTTTCGATGGGCGGTGGCGATGTGACCCGCTACATCGGCAACTATGGCAGCGCGCGCGTTGCAGGCTTGGTGTTGCTGGGTGCGGTTACCCCTATTTTTGGTCAGGCGGAAGATTATCCCGAAGGTGTCGATTTGTCGGTATTCGCCGGTATTCGCGACGGTTTACGCAAAGATCGCGCACAGTTTATTCAGGATTTTGCTGCGCCGTTTTATGGCACCAATGCCGGTCAGACGGTCTCTGAAGGCGTGCTGACCCAGACACTGAATATCGCCCTGCTGGCGTCATTGAAAGGCACCCTGGATTGCGTGACTGCGTTTTCTGAAACCGATTTCCGTGGCGATATCGCCAAAGTGAATGTTCCGACGTTGGTGATCCACGGCAGCAACGATCAGATTGTGCCCTTTGCCACCACCGGTAAAGTGGCAGCAGAGATGATCCCGGGCGCAGAATTGAAGGTGTATGAAAATGGCCCACATGGCTTTGCCGTGACCCATCAGGATCAGTTGAATGAAGACCTGTTGGCGTTTCTGCAACGTTAA
- a CDS encoding pirin family protein has translation MIEQRLSEQRGVGAHGWLHSHHTFSFANYWDPKQVGFSDLLVINDDRVAKARGFGAHPHSNMEILSYVLEGALEHKDSMGTGSVIVPGDVQLMSAGSGVTHSEFNHSSEEGVHFLQIWVVPDEKNTPPGYQQISVPDHEKRGNLRLIASPEGEDGALSIRQDVRIYAGLFDQGEQQTLTLDDDRYAYIHVARGNVTVNGVTFKAGDGARVRHEKTLTFSAGEAAEVLLFDLRPLEVNHPSR, from the coding sequence ATGATTGAACAACGCCTGTCAGAACAACGCGGTGTCGGTGCCCACGGCTGGTTACATTCACACCATACCTTCTCCTTTGCCAACTACTGGGACCCGAAACAGGTCGGCTTTTCTGACCTGCTGGTGATTAATGATGACCGGGTGGCAAAAGCCCGTGGCTTCGGTGCCCACCCGCATAGCAACATGGAGATCCTCTCCTATGTGCTGGAAGGCGCGCTGGAACATAAAGACTCAATGGGCACTGGCTCCGTCATCGTCCCGGGTGATGTGCAGCTGATGAGCGCCGGTAGCGGCGTAACGCACAGTGAGTTCAACCATTCCAGTGAAGAGGGGGTGCACTTTCTGCAAATCTGGGTGGTGCCGGATGAGAAAAATACCCCGCCGGGTTATCAGCAGATTTCGGTGCCGGACCATGAAAAACGTGGCAACCTGCGGCTGATTGCGTCACCAGAAGGTGAGGATGGGGCGCTGAGTATTCGTCAGGATGTGCGGATTTACGCCGGGTTATTTGATCAGGGCGAACAGCAAACCCTCACGCTGGACGATGATCGTTACGCCTATATTCATGTGGCACGCGGTAATGTCACGGTAAACGGGGTGACATTCAAAGCCGGAGACGGGGCGCGGGTGCGTCATGAGAAGACGCTGACGTTTAGCGCGGGTGAGGCGGCAGAAGTGCTGTTGTTTGATCTGCGCCCGCTGGAAGTGAACCATCCTTCACGTTAA
- the gap gene encoding type I glyceraldehyde-3-phosphate dehydrogenase, translated as MKKIGINGFGRIGRLVLRRLLEQKEPVEIVAINDLTSPEMLAYLLKYDSNYGAFPATVSAEGQSLVVGGNSIKVFAEKEAKNIPWGDLGVDVVIECTGFYTSAEKAQAHLDAGAKKVLISAPAGEMKTIVFNVNDDTLTADDTIISVASCTTNCLAPMAKALNDSFGIKVGTMTTVHAYTGTQALVDGPRGKDFRASRAAAENVIPHTTGAAKAIGLVIPALSGKLKGHAQRVPVKTGSVTELVSVLDKKVTAAEINAALKLACENNESFLYTDDPIVSSDVVGLPFGSIFDATQTEISEAGDIQLVKTVSWYDNEYGFVTQLVRVLHKFSHL; from the coding sequence ATGAAAAAAATCGGTATTAACGGCTTTGGACGTATCGGTCGCCTGGTTCTGCGTCGTCTGCTGGAACAAAAAGAACCCGTTGAAATTGTTGCCATTAACGATCTCACCTCACCAGAAATGCTGGCTTACCTGCTGAAGTACGACTCCAACTATGGTGCTTTTCCCGCCACGGTGAGCGCGGAGGGGCAGAGCCTGGTGGTCGGTGGTAACAGCATCAAGGTGTTTGCCGAAAAAGAAGCGAAGAACATCCCCTGGGGCGATCTCGGCGTGGATGTGGTGATTGAATGTACCGGCTTCTACACCTCGGCGGAAAAAGCCCAGGCGCATCTCGATGCCGGGGCGAAAAAAGTGCTGATCTCCGCTCCGGCGGGTGAGATGAAAACCATTGTCTTCAATGTTAACGATGACACCCTGACCGCCGATGACACCATTATCTCCGTCGCATCCTGTACCACCAACTGCCTGGCACCGATGGCGAAAGCGCTGAACGACAGCTTTGGTATTAAGGTCGGCACCATGACCACCGTGCACGCCTATACCGGCACCCAGGCGCTGGTCGATGGCCCGCGCGGTAAAGATTTCCGCGCGTCCCGCGCCGCTGCGGAGAACGTGATTCCGCATACCACCGGGGCGGCCAAAGCCATTGGCCTGGTCATCCCGGCGCTTTCCGGCAAGCTGAAAGGGCACGCGCAGCGCGTACCGGTCAAAACCGGTTCCGTGACGGAGCTGGTGTCGGTGCTGGATAAAAAGGTCACTGCGGCGGAGATCAATGCCGCGCTGAAACTGGCGTGTGAGAACAATGAATCCTTCCTCTACACTGACGACCCGATCGTCTCCTCCGACGTGGTCGGCCTGCCGTTTGGCTCGATTTTCGATGCCACCCAGACGGAAATCAGCGAAGCGGGCGATATCCAGTTGGTAAAAACCGTGTCGTGGTACGACAACGAATACGGCTTTGTCACCCAACTGGTACGGGTGCTGCATAAGTTTTCTCATTTGTAA
- a CDS encoding helix-turn-helix domain-containing protein: MNAITAVKPFLPTFYPTHDKMIYSVVDDIIHWIEEHLYDETIRVSTITGKSGYGHWHFQRIFREVTGYNLGEYMRLRRVIRATFAIIHSEKTLLEIAVANGFTSQQTFTRVYKKYMHATPGEIRLLHANDKQAFFRITKNLMKK; the protein is encoded by the coding sequence ATGAACGCTATCACTGCGGTAAAACCGTTTTTGCCGACCTTCTATCCGACGCATGACAAGATGATTTATTCGGTGGTGGATGACATTATTCACTGGATCGAAGAACACCTGTATGACGAAACGATTCGTGTCAGCACCATCACCGGCAAAAGTGGTTATGGCCACTGGCATTTCCAGCGTATTTTCCGTGAGGTGACCGGCTACAACCTCGGCGAATACATGCGGCTGCGCCGCGTCATCAGGGCGACCTTCGCCATTATCCACAGTGAGAAAACCTTACTGGAAATTGCCGTGGCGAATGGCTTCACCAGCCAGCAAACCTTCACGCGGGTGTATAAAAAATATATGCACGCCACCCCGGGTGAAATCAGGCTGTTACATGCCAACGATAAGCAGGCGTTTTTCCGCATCACCAAAAATCTGATGAAGAAATAA